A stretch of DNA from Leptospira barantonii:
GCGATGGAATCGCTCGGTCTTGCGTCGAGAATGATTACGTCCTCGTCCTTACGAAGGGTGATTTTCGCGTAAAAGGTGTTGTCTATGATTTCTTCGATCGAAATTTTAATGATGCTTACGTTTAAGGTGGTGAGAAGGACGGTCATCAAATCGTGAGTCATCGGTCTCGGTGGTTTGGTTCCGTCCAGAACCGAAGTGATGGAATGGGTTTCCAAGGGTCCGATAAAAATCGGAACCACTCTGGAATCGGAATCATCCTTGGTTTTTAGAAAAACGGCGAACCCAACGTTTGTCAGAGAAATGTCTGAAATTTTTGCTTCTACAAGATCCATTCCCTTTGGAGGCTATCTTTGCAAACCTTTGGTGTCAAATGCTTTACCGAGGAAATCAATCCAGTTTCTGAATCCATTCATGAAAACCGGCGCACATTTCCCGAACCGTTGGCATGTGAAATAAAATTCCCAAATGTCCTTGATCGAACTTTACGATTTGATTGTTCGTCGAAGGGAGCGCTTTCAATTCTTCTTCAACCGAATCCACGGGAACGATTTTATCCAAGGTACCTAAAACGGAATAAATCGGTAATTGGAAATTTTTTTGTAGCTCGGTGTAATTGATCGAACCGTCGAAAGAGAAAAACGCGTGATCCTTGCTCAGTTGAGAACGGATGAATTGCAAAATTACTTTTGTGGACTCTTCGCAGAAAATATCCTCGATTAGAAAATACCATTCCGGCGGAGAAATTTGTCTGTAACCTACGAAGTCTCTGAGGTTCACGACCTTCGTACTGAGTTCGAAAGAAACAGTTCTCAGGGAAGAATGTAAACCCAACAAAAACTTAAAGAATTTATTGAGGTCGACCGTTGGAAGAGTGGATTGAAGGGAGAATGTAGTCAGGTCGAATATAAAATCCGAAATGGATTTTGCGGGCAACAAACTGAGTCCGGTTTTGATAGCGTTCATTCCCGGAATGTTCGTTCCCACCGAGACGAAGTTCGGAGACGTTACGGATATGATTCCGGAGATCGCTTCTTTCGGATCGGGAAGAGGAACCTTACTTTGCGGATACTTTGCGATAAAGGTTTCGTATGCGGCGGTGTAATAACGGGGAATCATTCCGCCCATACTGTGCCCCATTACCACGATCTTTTCTTTTGGAAAACTTTCTCGGATCCAGTTGAGAACCGCAGGAAAGTCCTCTTGGATAAAATCGTCGATGGTCCAGCCTTCTTTGATTCCGTTATAAGGTAGGGTTTG
This window harbors:
- a CDS encoding bifunctional nuclease family protein — protein: MDLVEAKISDISLTNVGFAVFLKTKDDSDSRVVPIFIGPLETHSITSVLDGTKPPRPMTHDLMTVLLTTLNVSIIKISIEEIIDNTFYAKITLRKDEDVIILDARPSDSIALALRANAPIYLAKKVIEEAGIEMKDEEIPGESIAREKISQLPKTQLEILQESLNNALKTEDYETAARIRDQIKKLIENS